A genomic region of Anas acuta chromosome 1, bAnaAcu1.1, whole genome shotgun sequence contains the following coding sequences:
- the GCC2 gene encoding GRIP and coiled-coil domain-containing protein 2 isoform X1 translates to MEVQDGGQEMVASAVTPGSGKSKLDTLPKEDLIKFAKKQMMLLQKVKSRCTELEKEIEELKSKAASGGADDIIQALTERLDVVLLEKAESQQQCVALKKENIQRKQEAEAAVAKTEELQKQLEQSNTDSLEEIKALKNELVNAQSKYDDDVTKLKIELEEQVKKQTELVEQLECHNNNQEEVKRLQDNVQEIKSTYEEQILCLTKQLETVNDDKTKEIASLQETIKSNSQCYHNEIFSLNEELKKLKIAHQEEVSELMHRIEISSKENEEKQNHINQLQHSLVEKDLKTEKNVKDEAYASTDQQEHDLEQLKAVNKNSENKTNLADMQEEPCIEAKMEEKIRHLEHSLEDLQSQHAILKDELTYMSNVKLKLEEEIRRIKDEYFHEREDLEFKINELQLTKEDYCCVIEKLKLELQTARHQCEATAEEHKLEIKTLKEQHEREISEVNKTLLSSSEKEKMELVFEMQELKEQLERLTQEKEEALFNYDTLRETLETLQTELGESAGKISKEFESMRQQQASDVSELQQKLRAAFNEKDVLLETVNRLKAEIEKMSSDQLEIEELKHKVVSLQEENGTIASCVHQKEVAIKELEEKIVSLSDQNKDILNEVKCLGEERETLQERCKQEEGKIQELQQEIYVVNKDNSDLKKKLEELTEKLNETLTAKNENAELLMQLEKQVDSLVGERDNLSSEMYTLREENEKIVQEKGDLSKKLEEITSEKDGWLKEQSENLEKKLQMMTAEKDHISSLLESERAHSSLVRAQIHHILEQVGSSISDSDEDCDFLSLLQIANECLAKMKEEQCLALQNEEKALHLQREVERLQEENAAQYTEHRSLIEDFEKEKGLWREELEGMLSEKEALQHDIQELKNAGEKTTIENQELLAKIEEISGKLAFYESQMQEQQKESKNEDDLKFVLEQKETELRNVKDELSSLKNVMETLTEKNDQQSSVAELQEKIGRLEKESAEKGEKLNKIKMVAVKAKKELDASRKEMQLLREELESVQSEKDQLSASMKDVIQGAESYKNLLMEYDKQGEELDSEKARAINLERQLDDLTRQLQVSSQQHDQLHSANEDLLARVETLQCNTKLLEAQILELQKVKAKAEKELEGERLLKEQKAKEHSGALRELEELQTQLQKEKKHLQKTIQELELAKKDAQKSTLMDMEIADYERLVKELNQKIADKDSRIEDLEQETRIQKQKQETLQEEIKSLQSSMQQDEERNAKIKQLLVKTKKELADSKQAENDHLMLQASLKGELEASQQQVESFKIQVSVLTSEKHKVQEQLRTSAEQHQRTLSAYQQKIATLQEECRAAQAEQESVTSEFESYKVRVHNVLKQQKNKSASQTETEGAKQEREQLEMVIDQLKVKLQDVQHNLQLNTADFQALQSEHDTLLERHNKMLQETVAKEAELREKLCTIQSENMVMKTEHTQALSQLTAQNEALRNNFRDQVRNLQEEHRKTVETLQQQLSRVEAQLFQLKSEPSTRGPAVSNPATKNSRERRNIDLPVLDVHAVAREEGEGMETTDTESVSSAGTYIPSLEQLLNSPETKPEPSQWQTELSKDELIQKLNTTTKSADHLNELLRESEATNAILMEQIKLLKSEIRRLERNQEREKSVANLEYLKNVLLQFIFLKSGSERERLLPVIDTMLQLSPEEKGKLVAIAQGEEESTSRPSGWASYLHSWSGLR, encoded by the exons ATGGAg GTACAAGATGGTGGGCAAGAGATGGTGGCTTCCGCTGTCACACCGGGGTCGGGCAAATCAAAG ctggaCACATTGCCCAAAGAAGATCTCATCAAGTTTGCCAAAAAGCAAATGATGCTTCTGCAGAAAGTGAAGTCAAGATGTACAG aactagagaaagaaattgaagaacTCAAATCTAAAGCAGCTTCTGGAGGAGCTGATGACATTATTCAG gCTCTCACAGAAAGACTGGATGTTGTGCTTCTGGAAAAAGCTGAAAGTCAGCAGCAGTGTGTAgctctgaaaaaagaaaatattcaaagaaaacaagaagcagAG GCTGCAGTGGCCAAGACAGAAGAACTGCAGAAGCAACTGGAGCAATCAAATACAGACTctctggaagaaataaaagctctgaAGAATGAATTAGTAAATGCACAATCCAAATACGATGATGATGTAACAAAGCTGAAAATAGAATTAGAAgaacaagtgaaaaaacaaacgGAGTTGGTGGAACAGCTTGAATGTCACAATAATAATCAAGAAGAAGTTAAAAGATTACAAGACAATGTCCAAGAAATTAAATCTACTTATGAGGAGCAAATTTTGTGTTTGACCAAGCAGTTGGAAACTGTGAATGAtgacaaaaccaaagaaattgCAAGTCTGCAAGAAACTATTAAAAGCAATTCTCAATGTTACCATAATGAAATCTTCAGTCTGAATGAAGagcttaaaaaattaaaaattgccCATCAAGAAGAGGTATCAGAGTTGATGCATCGCATTGAAATAtcttctaaagaaaatgaagaaaagcaaaatcacaTAAATCAGTTACAGCACAGTTTGGTAGAGAAGgacttaaaaacagagaaaaatgtgaaagatgaAGCGTATGCTTCCACTGACCAGCAAGAACATGACTTGGAGCAGctaaaagcagtaaataaaaatagtgagAACAAGACAAATCTTGCAGATATGCAAGAAGAACCTTGCATAGAAgccaaaatggaagaaaagattAGACACTTGGAGCATAGTTTAGAAGATCTCCAATCTCAACATGCCATTTTAAAAGATGAGCTAACTTATATGAGCAATGTTAAACTAAAACTGGAAGAGGAAATCCGCCGCATAAAGGATGAGTATTTTCATGAGAGAGAAGACTTGGAATTTAAGATAAATGAACTGCAGCTTACTAAGGAAGATTATTGTTGTGTAATTGAAAAGCTAAAATTGGAGCTTCAAACAGCAAGACACCAATGTGAAGCCACAGCAGAAGAGCATAAATTAGAAATTAAGACTTTGAAGGAGCAACATGAGAGAGAAATTTCTGaagtaaataaaactttattatctagttctgaaaaagaaaagatggaatTAGTTTTTGAAATGCAGGAACTTAAAGAACAGCTTGAAAGGCTAActcaagaaaaggaagaagcatTGTTCAATTATGATACCCTGAGAGAAACACTGGAAACACTACAGACTGAGCTAGGAGAATCTGCTGGAAAGATCAGCAAGGAATTTGAATCAATGAGACAACAGCAAGCTTCTGATGTCAGTGAACTACAGCAGAAACTCCGGGCTGCTTTCAATGAGAAGGATGTTCTTCTTGAAACTGTGAATCGTCTCAaggcagaaatagaaaaaatgtcATCTGATCAACTAGAGATAGAGGAACTTAAACATAAAGTTGTTAGTCTTCAGGAGGAGAATGGCACAATAGCAAGCTGCGTCCACCAAAAAGAGGTTGCTATcaaagaactggaagaaaagatCGTATCCCTTTCTGATCAAAACAaggatattttaaatgaagtcaAGTGTTTGGGTGAAGAGAGAGAAACCCTTCAGGAGAGGTGCAagcaagaagaaggaaaaattcagGAACTTCAGCAAGAAATATATGTTGTTAACAAGGACAATAGTGACCTGAAGAAAAAGCTGGAGGAATTAACAGAGAAACTGAATGAAACTTTAACTGCAAAGAATGAAAATGCTGAACTGCTAATGCAACTGGAAAAGCAGGTTGACTCTCTGGTGGGTGAAAGAGATAACCTTTCATCTGAAATGTATACTCTTCgtgaggaaaatgagaaaatcgTTCAGGAAAAAGGTGACTTAAGTAAAAAGCTGGAAGAGATTACATCTGAGAAAGATGGTTGGTTGAAAGAACAGTCTGAAAACTTAGAAAAGAAACTACAGATGATGACTGCAGAGAAAGACCATATTTCATCATTACTTGAAAGTGAACGAGCACACAGCTCCCTTGTAAGAGCTCAGATACACCACATCCTTGAGCAAGTGGGGTCCAGCATTTCAGATTCTGATGAGGACTGTGATTTTCTCAGCTTACTACAAATAGCAAATGAATGCTTGgcaaaaatgaaggaagagCAGTGCCTTGCTCTACAGAATGAGGAGAAAGCTCTTCATCTGCAGAGGGAAGTTGAGAGactacaagaagaaaatgcagctcAGTATACAGAACATAGATCCTTGATTGAGgactttgagaaagaaaaaggtcttTGGAGAGAAGAATTAGAAGGAATGTTGTCTGAAAAAGAAGCCCTTCAACATGATATCCAGGAGCTGAAGAATGCTggtgaaaaaacaacaattgaAAATCAAGAGCTTTTAGCGAAGATTGAAGAAATATCTGGAAAACTTGCTTTTTATGAAAGTCAAATGcaagaacagcaaaaagaatCCAAAAACGAAGATGACTTAAAGTTCGTTCTGGAACAAAAGGAAACTGAACTTAGAAATGTGAAAGACGAACTGAGTTCTCTAAAG AATGTAATGGAGACattgacagagaaaaatgatcAACAGTCTTCAGTAGCagagcttcaggaaaaaatcG gaAGGCTGGAAAAAGAATctgcagaaaaaggagagaagctaaataaaatcaagatggttgctgtgaaagcaaagaaagaattgGATGCCAGCAGAAAAGAG ATGCAATTGCTGAGGGAAGAATTGGAGTCGGTTCAATCAGAAAAAGATCAGCTGTCTGCTTCAATGAAAGATGTCATTCAAGGAGCTGAAAGCTATAAG AATCTTTTGATGGAATATGATAAACAAGGAGAAGAGCTGGATTCTGAAAAAGCCAGAGCGATTAATCTTGAACGTCAGCTAGATGACCTCACAAGACAGCTACAGGTGTCATCCCAGCAG CATGATCAGTTACATTCTGCTAATGAAGATCTACTGGCTCGTGTCGAAACATTGCAATGTAATACTAAGCTGCTGGAAGCTCAGATACTGGAGCTACAAAAAGTCAAggcaaaagctgaaaaagaactggaaggagaaaggcttctaaaagaacagaaagcaaag GAACATAGTGGCGCTCTCCGAGAATTGGAGGAGCTTCAGACGCaactacagaaggaaaagaagcatcTGCAGAAGACTATTCAAGAATTAGAGCTGGCCAAAAAG GATGCTCAAAAGAGTACACTGATGGATATGGAAATAGCTGATTATGAAAGGCTAGTAAAAGAGCTTAATCAGAAGATTGCCGATAAAGACAGTAGAATAGAAGATCTTGAGCAGGAGACAAGgattcagaaacagaaacaagagaCCTTACAGGAAGAAATAA AGTCACTTCAGTCAAGTATGCAACAAGATGAGGAAAGAAATGCCAAGATAAAACAACTCCTGgtgaaaaccaaaaaagaacTGGCTGATTCAAAACAAGCT GAAAATGATCATCTAATGTTGCAGGCATCGTTGAAAGGGGAACTGGAAGCCAGTCAGCAACAAGTGGAATCCTTTAAG ATTCAAGTGTCTGTATTAACATCAGAAAAGCATAAAGTCCAGGAACAGTTACGAACTTCTGCAGAGCAACACCAGCGTACACTGAGTGCTTACCAGCAAAAAATTGCAACTTTGCAAGAAGAATGCAGAGCAGCCCAG GCTGAACAGGAATCTGTTACATCTGAATTTGAGAGCTACAAAGTTCGTGTTCACAATGTtctaaaacagcaaaagaataaATCTGCTTCTCAGACAGAAACTGAGGGAGCCAAACAAGAAAG AGAACAGTTGGAAATGGTGATAGATCAACTTAAAGTTAAGCTACAAGATGTTCAGCATAATTTACAGCTAAATACAGCTGATTTCCAGGCGTTGCAGTCTGAACATGACACCCTGCTGGAAAGACACAATAAGATGCTTCAAGAGACAGTTGCAAAAGAGGCAGAACTCCGTGAAAA GCTCTGCACGATACAATCTGAGAACATGGTCATGAAAACAGAGCATACCCAGGCTTTGAGTCAGCTGACAGCCCAGAATGAAGCTCTCCGGAACAATTTCAGAGATCAAGTCAGGAATCTGCAAGAAGAGCACAGGAAGACAGTAGAGACACTTCAGCAGCAACTCTCCAGGGTAGAAgctcagctcttccagctcaAGAGTGAACCAAGCACTAGAG GTCCAGCTGTTTCAAATCCAGCAACAAAGAACTCAAGAGAACGGCGAAACATTGACCTCCCTGTTCTTGACGTGCATGCTGTAGccagggaagagggagagggtATGGAAACTACAGACACAGAGTCTGTGTCTTCTGCTGGCACTTACATTCCATCCTTGGAACAGCTTCTGAACTCCCCAGAAACAAAGCCTG AACCATCTCAGTGGCAAACAGAGCTCAGCAAGGATGAACTGAttcaaaaattaaacacaaCAACGAAGAGTGCTGATCACTTGAATGAATTACTTCGTGAATCAGAAGCAACCAATGCGATCCTAATGGAACAAATAAAG CTTCTTAAGAGTGAAATAAGAAGACTGGAACGAAATCAGGAGAGAGAAAAGTCTGTAGCTAATCTGGAATATCTGAAGAACGTTCTGTTGCAGTTTATATTTCTAAAATCgggaagtgagagagagaggctGCTGCCAGTAATAGACACCATGTTGCAGCTCAgtcctgaagaaaaaggaaagctggTTGCAATTGCCCAAG gtGAGGAAGAGAGTACCTCAAGGCCCTCTGGCTGGGCTTCATACCTTCACAGCTGGTCAGGACTTCGATGA
- the SULT1C4 gene encoding sulfotransferase 1C4: MALDKMEKLNLEDKMIRTELCEVEGIPLAEPICSIWNQVWNFKARPDDLLIATYAKAGTTWTQEIVDMIQQNGDIEKCKRASTYRRHPFLEWYMPGPSPNGYSGLELAEAMPSPRTMKTHLPVQMVPPSFWEQNCKIIYVARNAKDNLVSYYHFHRMNKALPDPGTMEEFMEKFMAGKVLWGSWYDHVKGWWKAKDKHRILYLFYEDMKENPKREIQKIMKFMGKDLEQEVLNKIIHNTSFEIMKENPMANYTKDFVGLMDHSVSPFMRKGVVGDWKNYFTVAQNKKFDEDYNKKMANTSLVFRAEL; the protein is encoded by the exons ATGGCCCtggataaaatggaaaaattgaaTCTGGAAGATAAAATGATTCGAACTGAGCTGTGTGAAGTGGAAGGTATTCCCTTAGCAGAACCAATATGCAGCATATGGAATCAAGTGTGGAACTTCAAAGCCAGACCTGACGATCTTCTCATTGCAACCTATGCAAAAGCAG GTACCACATGGACACAGGAGATAGTGGATATGATTCAACAAAATGGAGACATTGAGAAGTGTAAACGTGCCAGTACTTACAGACGCCATCCTTTCCTTGAATGGTATATGCCAGGTCCTTCGCCTAATGGTTACTCAG GCCTGGAGTTAGCTGAAGCTATGCCTTCTCCACGAACAATGAAAACTCATCTTCCTGTGCAGATGGTGCCCCCCTCCTTCTGGGAACAAAACTGTAAG ATAATCTATGTGGCAAGAAATGCAAAAGACAACCTGGTGTCATACTACCATTTCCACAGAATGAATAAAGCACTTCCTGACCCAGGAACCATGGAAGAGTTCATGGAGAAATTCATGGCTGGAAAAG TGCTCTGGGGCTCCTGGTATGACCACGTGAAAGGCTGGTGGAAGGCAAAAGACAAGCACCGTATTCTCTACCTCTTCTATGAAGATATGAAGGAG aATCCAAAGAGAGAAATTCAGAAGATTATGAAGTTTATGGGGAAGGACTTGGAACAGGAGGTTCTTAACAAGATAATCCATAACACCTCATTTGAGATCATGAAGGAAAATCCCATGGCAAACTACACTAAGGATTTTGTGGGATTAATGGATCACTCAGTTTCCCCATTCATGAGAAAAG gAGTTGTCGGGGACTGGAAGAATTATTTCACTGTGgcacaaaataagaaatttgaTGAGGATTATAACAAGAAAATGGCTAATACATCTCTTGTTTTTCGTGCGGAATTGTGA
- the GCC2 gene encoding GRIP and coiled-coil domain-containing protein 2 isoform X2, with the protein MEVQDGGQEMVASAVTPGSGKSKLDTLPKEDLIKFAKKQMMLLQKVKSRCTELEKEIEELKSKAASGGADDIIQALTERLDVVLLEKAESQQQCVALKKENIQRKQEAEAAVAKTEELQKQLEQSNTDSLEEIKALKNELVNAQSKYDDDVTKLKIELEEQVKKQTELVEQLECHNNNQEEVKRLQDNVQEIKSTYEEQILCLTKQLETVNDDKTKEIASLQETIKSNSQCYHNEIFSLNEELKKLKIAHQEEVSELMHRIEISSKENEEKQNHINQLQHSLVEKDLKTEKNVKDEAYASTDQQEHDLEQLKAVNKNSENKTNLADMQEEPCIEAKMEEKIRHLEHSLEDLQSQHAILKDELTYMSNVKLKLEEEIRRIKDEYFHEREDLEFKINELQLTKEDYCCVIEKLKLELQTARHQCEATAEEHKLEIKTLKEQHEREISEVNKTLLSSSEKEKMELVFEMQELKEQLERLTQEKEEALFNYDTLRETLETLQTELGESAGKISKEFESMRQQQASDVSELQQKLRAAFNEKDVLLETVNRLKAEIEKMSSDQLEIEELKHKVVSLQEENGTIASCVHQKEVAIKELEEKIVSLSDQNKDILNEVKCLGEERETLQERCKQEEGKIQELQQEIYVVNKDNSDLKKKLEELTEKLNETLTAKNENAELLMQLEKQVDSLVGERDNLSSEMYTLREENEKIVQEKGDLSKKLEEITSEKDGWLKEQSENLEKKLQMMTAEKDHISSLLESERAHSSLVRAQIHHILEQVGSSISDSDEDCDFLSLLQIANECLAKMKEEQCLALQNEEKALHLQREVERLQEENAAQYTEHRSLIEDFEKEKGLWREELEGMLSEKEALQHDIQELKNAGEKTTIENQELLAKIEEISGKLAFYESQMQEQQKESKNEDDLKFVLEQKETELRNVKDELSSLKNVMETLTEKNDQQSSVAELQEKIGRLEKESAEKGEKLNKIKMVAVKAKKELDASRKEMQLLREELESVQSEKDQLSASMKDVIQGAESYKNLLMEYDKQGEELDSEKARAINLERQLDDLTRQLQVSSQQHDQLHSANEDLLARVETLQCNTKLLEAQILELQKVKAKAEKELEGERLLKEQKAKEHSGALRELEELQTQLQKEKKHLQKTIQELELAKKDAQKSTLMDMEIADYERLVKELNQKIADKDSRIEDLEQETRIQKQKQETLQEEIKSLQSSMQQDEERNAKIKQLLVKTKKELADSKQAENDHLMLQASLKGELEASQQQVESFKIQVSVLTSEKHKVQEQLRTSAEQHQRTLSAYQQKIATLQEECRAAQAEQESVTSEFESYKVRVHNVLKQQKNKSASQTETEGAKQEREQLEMVIDQLKVKLQDVQHNLQLNTADFQALQSEHDTLLERHNKMLQETVAKEAELREKLCTIQSENMVMKTEHTQALSQLTAQNEALRNNFRDQVRNLQEEHRKTVETLQQQLSRVEAQLFQLKSEPSTRAVSNPATKNSRERRNIDLPVLDVHAVAREEGEGMETTDTESVSSAGTYIPSLEQLLNSPETKPEPSQWQTELSKDELIQKLNTTTKSADHLNELLRESEATNAILMEQIKLLKSEIRRLERNQEREKSVANLEYLKNVLLQFIFLKSGSERERLLPVIDTMLQLSPEEKGKLVAIAQGEEESTSRPSGWASYLHSWSGLR; encoded by the exons ATGGAg GTACAAGATGGTGGGCAAGAGATGGTGGCTTCCGCTGTCACACCGGGGTCGGGCAAATCAAAG ctggaCACATTGCCCAAAGAAGATCTCATCAAGTTTGCCAAAAAGCAAATGATGCTTCTGCAGAAAGTGAAGTCAAGATGTACAG aactagagaaagaaattgaagaacTCAAATCTAAAGCAGCTTCTGGAGGAGCTGATGACATTATTCAG gCTCTCACAGAAAGACTGGATGTTGTGCTTCTGGAAAAAGCTGAAAGTCAGCAGCAGTGTGTAgctctgaaaaaagaaaatattcaaagaaaacaagaagcagAG GCTGCAGTGGCCAAGACAGAAGAACTGCAGAAGCAACTGGAGCAATCAAATACAGACTctctggaagaaataaaagctctgaAGAATGAATTAGTAAATGCACAATCCAAATACGATGATGATGTAACAAAGCTGAAAATAGAATTAGAAgaacaagtgaaaaaacaaacgGAGTTGGTGGAACAGCTTGAATGTCACAATAATAATCAAGAAGAAGTTAAAAGATTACAAGACAATGTCCAAGAAATTAAATCTACTTATGAGGAGCAAATTTTGTGTTTGACCAAGCAGTTGGAAACTGTGAATGAtgacaaaaccaaagaaattgCAAGTCTGCAAGAAACTATTAAAAGCAATTCTCAATGTTACCATAATGAAATCTTCAGTCTGAATGAAGagcttaaaaaattaaaaattgccCATCAAGAAGAGGTATCAGAGTTGATGCATCGCATTGAAATAtcttctaaagaaaatgaagaaaagcaaaatcacaTAAATCAGTTACAGCACAGTTTGGTAGAGAAGgacttaaaaacagagaaaaatgtgaaagatgaAGCGTATGCTTCCACTGACCAGCAAGAACATGACTTGGAGCAGctaaaagcagtaaataaaaatagtgagAACAAGACAAATCTTGCAGATATGCAAGAAGAACCTTGCATAGAAgccaaaatggaagaaaagattAGACACTTGGAGCATAGTTTAGAAGATCTCCAATCTCAACATGCCATTTTAAAAGATGAGCTAACTTATATGAGCAATGTTAAACTAAAACTGGAAGAGGAAATCCGCCGCATAAAGGATGAGTATTTTCATGAGAGAGAAGACTTGGAATTTAAGATAAATGAACTGCAGCTTACTAAGGAAGATTATTGTTGTGTAATTGAAAAGCTAAAATTGGAGCTTCAAACAGCAAGACACCAATGTGAAGCCACAGCAGAAGAGCATAAATTAGAAATTAAGACTTTGAAGGAGCAACATGAGAGAGAAATTTCTGaagtaaataaaactttattatctagttctgaaaaagaaaagatggaatTAGTTTTTGAAATGCAGGAACTTAAAGAACAGCTTGAAAGGCTAActcaagaaaaggaagaagcatTGTTCAATTATGATACCCTGAGAGAAACACTGGAAACACTACAGACTGAGCTAGGAGAATCTGCTGGAAAGATCAGCAAGGAATTTGAATCAATGAGACAACAGCAAGCTTCTGATGTCAGTGAACTACAGCAGAAACTCCGGGCTGCTTTCAATGAGAAGGATGTTCTTCTTGAAACTGTGAATCGTCTCAaggcagaaatagaaaaaatgtcATCTGATCAACTAGAGATAGAGGAACTTAAACATAAAGTTGTTAGTCTTCAGGAGGAGAATGGCACAATAGCAAGCTGCGTCCACCAAAAAGAGGTTGCTATcaaagaactggaagaaaagatCGTATCCCTTTCTGATCAAAACAaggatattttaaatgaagtcaAGTGTTTGGGTGAAGAGAGAGAAACCCTTCAGGAGAGGTGCAagcaagaagaaggaaaaattcagGAACTTCAGCAAGAAATATATGTTGTTAACAAGGACAATAGTGACCTGAAGAAAAAGCTGGAGGAATTAACAGAGAAACTGAATGAAACTTTAACTGCAAAGAATGAAAATGCTGAACTGCTAATGCAACTGGAAAAGCAGGTTGACTCTCTGGTGGGTGAAAGAGATAACCTTTCATCTGAAATGTATACTCTTCgtgaggaaaatgagaaaatcgTTCAGGAAAAAGGTGACTTAAGTAAAAAGCTGGAAGAGATTACATCTGAGAAAGATGGTTGGTTGAAAGAACAGTCTGAAAACTTAGAAAAGAAACTACAGATGATGACTGCAGAGAAAGACCATATTTCATCATTACTTGAAAGTGAACGAGCACACAGCTCCCTTGTAAGAGCTCAGATACACCACATCCTTGAGCAAGTGGGGTCCAGCATTTCAGATTCTGATGAGGACTGTGATTTTCTCAGCTTACTACAAATAGCAAATGAATGCTTGgcaaaaatgaaggaagagCAGTGCCTTGCTCTACAGAATGAGGAGAAAGCTCTTCATCTGCAGAGGGAAGTTGAGAGactacaagaagaaaatgcagctcAGTATACAGAACATAGATCCTTGATTGAGgactttgagaaagaaaaaggtcttTGGAGAGAAGAATTAGAAGGAATGTTGTCTGAAAAAGAAGCCCTTCAACATGATATCCAGGAGCTGAAGAATGCTggtgaaaaaacaacaattgaAAATCAAGAGCTTTTAGCGAAGATTGAAGAAATATCTGGAAAACTTGCTTTTTATGAAAGTCAAATGcaagaacagcaaaaagaatCCAAAAACGAAGATGACTTAAAGTTCGTTCTGGAACAAAAGGAAACTGAACTTAGAAATGTGAAAGACGAACTGAGTTCTCTAAAG AATGTAATGGAGACattgacagagaaaaatgatcAACAGTCTTCAGTAGCagagcttcaggaaaaaatcG gaAGGCTGGAAAAAGAATctgcagaaaaaggagagaagctaaataaaatcaagatggttgctgtgaaagcaaagaaagaattgGATGCCAGCAGAAAAGAG ATGCAATTGCTGAGGGAAGAATTGGAGTCGGTTCAATCAGAAAAAGATCAGCTGTCTGCTTCAATGAAAGATGTCATTCAAGGAGCTGAAAGCTATAAG AATCTTTTGATGGAATATGATAAACAAGGAGAAGAGCTGGATTCTGAAAAAGCCAGAGCGATTAATCTTGAACGTCAGCTAGATGACCTCACAAGACAGCTACAGGTGTCATCCCAGCAG CATGATCAGTTACATTCTGCTAATGAAGATCTACTGGCTCGTGTCGAAACATTGCAATGTAATACTAAGCTGCTGGAAGCTCAGATACTGGAGCTACAAAAAGTCAAggcaaaagctgaaaaagaactggaaggagaaaggcttctaaaagaacagaaagcaaag GAACATAGTGGCGCTCTCCGAGAATTGGAGGAGCTTCAGACGCaactacagaaggaaaagaagcatcTGCAGAAGACTATTCAAGAATTAGAGCTGGCCAAAAAG GATGCTCAAAAGAGTACACTGATGGATATGGAAATAGCTGATTATGAAAGGCTAGTAAAAGAGCTTAATCAGAAGATTGCCGATAAAGACAGTAGAATAGAAGATCTTGAGCAGGAGACAAGgattcagaaacagaaacaagagaCCTTACAGGAAGAAATAA AGTCACTTCAGTCAAGTATGCAACAAGATGAGGAAAGAAATGCCAAGATAAAACAACTCCTGgtgaaaaccaaaaaagaacTGGCTGATTCAAAACAAGCT GAAAATGATCATCTAATGTTGCAGGCATCGTTGAAAGGGGAACTGGAAGCCAGTCAGCAACAAGTGGAATCCTTTAAG ATTCAAGTGTCTGTATTAACATCAGAAAAGCATAAAGTCCAGGAACAGTTACGAACTTCTGCAGAGCAACACCAGCGTACACTGAGTGCTTACCAGCAAAAAATTGCAACTTTGCAAGAAGAATGCAGAGCAGCCCAG GCTGAACAGGAATCTGTTACATCTGAATTTGAGAGCTACAAAGTTCGTGTTCACAATGTtctaaaacagcaaaagaataaATCTGCTTCTCAGACAGAAACTGAGGGAGCCAAACAAGAAAG AGAACAGTTGGAAATGGTGATAGATCAACTTAAAGTTAAGCTACAAGATGTTCAGCATAATTTACAGCTAAATACAGCTGATTTCCAGGCGTTGCAGTCTGAACATGACACCCTGCTGGAAAGACACAATAAGATGCTTCAAGAGACAGTTGCAAAAGAGGCAGAACTCCGTGAAAA GCTCTGCACGATACAATCTGAGAACATGGTCATGAAAACAGAGCATACCCAGGCTTTGAGTCAGCTGACAGCCCAGAATGAAGCTCTCCGGAACAATTTCAGAGATCAAGTCAGGAATCTGCAAGAAGAGCACAGGAAGACAGTAGAGACACTTCAGCAGCAACTCTCCAGGGTAGAAgctcagctcttccagctcaAGAGTGAACCAAGCACTAGAG CTGTTTCAAATCCAGCAACAAAGAACTCAAGAGAACGGCGAAACATTGACCTCCCTGTTCTTGACGTGCATGCTGTAGccagggaagagggagagggtATGGAAACTACAGACACAGAGTCTGTGTCTTCTGCTGGCACTTACATTCCATCCTTGGAACAGCTTCTGAACTCCCCAGAAACAAAGCCTG AACCATCTCAGTGGCAAACAGAGCTCAGCAAGGATGAACTGAttcaaaaattaaacacaaCAACGAAGAGTGCTGATCACTTGAATGAATTACTTCGTGAATCAGAAGCAACCAATGCGATCCTAATGGAACAAATAAAG CTTCTTAAGAGTGAAATAAGAAGACTGGAACGAAATCAGGAGAGAGAAAAGTCTGTAGCTAATCTGGAATATCTGAAGAACGTTCTGTTGCAGTTTATATTTCTAAAATCgggaagtgagagagagaggctGCTGCCAGTAATAGACACCATGTTGCAGCTCAgtcctgaagaaaaaggaaagctggTTGCAATTGCCCAAG gtGAGGAAGAGAGTACCTCAAGGCCCTCTGGCTGGGCTTCATACCTTCACAGCTGGTCAGGACTTCGATGA